In Gossypium arboreum isolate Shixiya-1 chromosome 5, ASM2569848v2, whole genome shotgun sequence, a single genomic region encodes these proteins:
- the LOC108451042 gene encoding protein transport protein Sec24-like At4g32640, whose product MAAPVPPGAPRPGANARQQSPHPNFNPNFQTNPNSLADNMQNMNLNRPHSMPNSGPRPSPFGQPPPFPQSSVTAGFPVASPPMSRPGPPPGMVGRPAVIPAGPPQTTLPANVPPGRPVGLPVSHPPPFGSRPPPASLSSSTGGVVLPSSAFPSSGVSSASAAPPPSGARPSSFVSSSPLTGGPAGPMSRAPAGPSSNGPPAVGAGALPGAPRFPPAAIVSQPPVGPPPSMMSARAPAQAPTMRSVLGSSAVSSPQTPPLPSASSPFPAMTQARPPPLGSPYGPQTWSMQPQQGTQPPHIPGSTHAQPPRMFGMPQQALPNQAMTNIPPAMGQPGAPMSGSSKIDPNQIPRPIPNATPIVYETRHGNSANPPPPATSDYIVRDTGNCSPRYMRCTINQIPCTADLLTTSAMQLALLVQPMALPHPSEDPIQVVDFGESGPVRCSRCKGYINPFMKFIDQGRKFICNLCGFTDDTPRDYHCNLGPDGRRRDADERPELCRGTVEFVASKEYMVRDPMPAVYFFLIDVSMNAVQTGATAAACSAINQVISDLPEGTRTLVGIATFDSTIHFYNLKRALQQPLMLIVPDIQDVYTPLETDVIVQLSECRQHLELLLENIPTMFQTSTTAESCFGAAIKAAFLAMKSTGGKLLVFQSVLPSVGIGALSSREAEGRTNISASEKEAHKLLQPADKILKTMAIEFAEYQVCVDVFVTTQTYVDIASISVIPRTTGGQVYYYYPFSAVSDPAKLYNDLRWNITRPQGFEAVMRVRCSQGIQVQDYSGNFCKRIPTDVDLAGIDCDKCILVTLKHDDKLQDGSECGFQCALLYTTVYGQRRIRVTNLSLPCTNMLSNLFRSADLDTQFTCFLKQAAIEIPTCPLLQVRDHVTNLCINILLSYRKFCATVSSTGQLILPEALKLLPLYTLALIKSRGLRNDGRIDDRSFWFNYVSSLSTPLAIPLVYPRMFAIHNVDSKDGDESVLPPTIPLSSEHVCDDGIYLLENGEDALIYFGSSVDSSILQQLFGFTSVDEVPTQFVMQQFSNPLSKNFNDVVNVIRQQRCSYLRFTLCKKGDPSGMLFVSCMVEDKNANGPSYVEFLVHIHRQIQMKMS is encoded by the exons ATGGCAGCTCCTGTGCCTCCAGGGGCACCTAGACCCGGCGCCAATGCACGGCAGCAATCACCACATCCTAATTTTAATCCTAATTTTCAAACCAATCCCAATTCCTTAGCCGATAACATGCAGAATATGAACCTAAATCGGCCACACTCTATGCCCAATTCTGGTCCTAGGCCTTCCCCTTTTGGTCAACCACCACCCTTTCCTCAATCTTCAGTCACTGCTGGATTCCCAGTTGCTTCCCCGCCAATGTCACGGCCTGGACCACCACCTGGTATGGTGGGAAGACCTGCAGTGATTCCTGCTGGACCACCGCAAACCACATTACCTGCAAATGTACCCCCAGGAAGACCGGTTGGTTTGCCTGTTAGTCACCCACCCCCTTTTGGGTCTAGACCTCCTCCTGCTTCATTGTCTTCATCTACAGGTGGCGTAGTTCTACCTTCTAGTGCTTTCCCATCTTCAGGTGTATCTAGTGCCTCAGCTGCACCACCGCCATCAGGTGCTCGTCCTAGTTCTTTTGTGTCATCTTCACCTTTGACTGGTGGTCCTGCTGGGCCAATGTCAAGGGCACCCGCTGGTCCTTCCAGTAATGGGCCACCAGCAGTTGGCGCAGGAGCTTTGCCTGGTGCACCCCGATTTCCTCCTGCTGCAATTGTTTCACAACCTCCGGTTGGACCTCCACCATCTATGATGTCAGCTAGGGCACCTGCTCAGGCTCCAACTATGCGTTCTGTTTTGGGAAGTTCAGCTGTTAGTTCCCCACAAACTCCTCCTCTGCCTTCAGCATCATCACCATTTCCAGCCATGACGCAGGCTAGACCACCTCCTCTGGGTTCTCCTTATGGACCACAGACATGGTCGATGCAACCCCAGCAG GGAACCCAACCTCCTCATATTCCTGGCTCTACTCATGCACAACCTCCAAGAATGTTTGGAATGCCACAACAAGCACTACCAAATCAAGCTATGACTAACATTCCACCTGCAATGGGCCAACCTGGAGCACCTATGTCAGGGTCATCAAAGATTGATCCTAATCAAATTCCAAGACCTATTCCAAATGCAACACCAATCGTGTATGAAACTCGCCATGGCAACTCAGCAAATCCTCCTCCG CCTGCTACAAGTGATTACATTGTCAGAGACACCGGGAATTGTAGTCCACGATATATGAGATGTACCATCAATCAG ATCCCTTGCACGGCCGACCTTTTGACAACCTCTGCGATGCAGCTGGCTTTGTTAGTACAACCTATGGCCCTCCCTCATCCATCGGAGGATCCTATTCAG GTCGTGGATTTTGGGGAAAGTGGTCCTGTTCGATGTTCTCGCTGCAAAGGTTacataaatcctttcatgaaGTTCATTGATCAGGGAAGGAAGTTTATCTGCAATTTGTGTG GGTTTACTGATGATACTCCCCGTGACTACCATTGCAACCTTGGTCCTGATGGCCGGCGTAGAGATGCTGATGAGAGGCCTGAGCTTTGTAGAGGAACAGTTGAATTTGTTGCTTCAAAAGAGTACATG GTCCGTGATCCAATGCCAGCTGTGTATTTTTTCCTAATTGATGTGTCCATGAATGCCGTACAAACTGGTGCCACTGCTGCAGCTTGCAGTGCGATTAATCAAGTTATTTCTGATCTTCCT GAAGGTACTCGTACGCTGGTCGGAATAGCAACATTTGACTCAACAatccatttttataatttaaaacggGCACTGCAACAG CCATTGATGCTTATCGTTCCTGACATACAAGATGTCTATACCCCTCTTGAAACAGATGTCATTGTTCAGCTTTCTGAG TGCCGCCAGCATTTAGAGCTATTGCTTGAAAACATCCCAACAATGTTTCAGACTAGTACAACTGCTGAGTCATGTTTTGGTGCTGCAATTAAG GCTGCATTCTTGGCCATGAAAAGTACTGGAGGGAAGCTTCTAGTATTTCAGTCAG TCTTGCCATCTGTTGGCATTGGTGCCCTATCTTCTAGGGAGGCTGAAGGGAGAACTAACATTTCTGCTAGCGAAAAG GAGGCTCATAAATTACTGCAACCAGCTGACAAAATTCTCAAGACAATGGCAATTGAATTTGCTGAGTATCAG GTCTGTGTTGATGTTTTTGTAACTACTCAGACTTACGTAGATATTGCTTCAATCTCTGTCATCCCAAGAACAACTGGAGGCCAG GTTTATTATTATTACCCCTTCTCTGCTGTATCTGATCCTGCAAAGCTCTACAATGACCTTAGATGGAACATCACTAGGCCCCAAGGTTTTGAGGCTGTCATGCGCGTAAGATGCAGCCAG GGTATTCAAGTTCAAGATTACTCTGGAAACTTCTGCAAACGCATTCCAACGGATGTTGACCTAGCTGGG ATTGACTGTGACAAATGCATATTGGTAACATTAAAGCATGATGACAAATTACAAGATGGTTCTGAATGTGGCTTTCAG TGTGCCCTTCTCTATACCACTGTTTATGGACAAAGAAGAATTCGAGTCACAAACTTATCCTTGCCGTGCACAAATATGCTAAGTAATTTGTTTCGCTCTGCTGACTTGGATACTCAATTCACATGTTTCTTAAAGCAAG CTGCAATTGAAATTCCTACATGCCCACTTCTTCAAGTGAGGGACCATGTTACAAATCTTTGCATCAACATTCTGCTTTCGTATCGTAAATTTTGCGCCACAGTATCATCAACTGGACAGCTTATTCTTCCTGAGGCTCTTAAGCTTCTCCCTCTATATACTCTTG CATTAATCAAGAGTAGAGGGTTGCGAAATGATGGCAGAATAGATGACCGTTCTTTCTGGTTCAATTATGTTTCCTCCCTTTCTACTCCTTTGGCAATCCCATTGGTTTATCCCAGGATGTTTGCCATCCACAATGTTGATTCAAAG GATGGGGATGAATCTGTTCTTCCTCCTACAATCCCACTTTCTAGTGAACATGTCTGTGATGATGGAATCTATCTTCTTGAGAATGGTGAGGATGCTTTAATATATTTTGGAAGCTCAGTGGATTCAAGTATCTTGCAACAACTTTTTGGCTTTACCTCAGTTGACGAAGTACCCACTCAG TTTGTGATGCAGCAATTTTCCAATCCTTTATCAAAGAACTTCAATGATGTAGTCAATGTGATTCGCCAACAAAGATGCTCCTACCTTCG CTTCACATTGTGCAAGAAGGGGGATCCGTCAG GAATGTTGTTCGTATCTTGCATGGTAGAAGACAAGAATGCAAATGGGCCATCTTATGTGGAGTTTCTTGTACATATTCATCGGCAAATCCAAATGAAAATGTCTTGA
- the LOC108451040 gene encoding uncharacterized protein LOC108451040, with protein sequence MVVIAASIYRIKLREITNNLEVQQCYSHIPYDSFNIVVGIHFVSSLNRGTMLGSFNESVTYCRDTILSNKDVEVIIKVPVDNVDDEADDDEVDESNDDDDDDDEVDEPNDDYDDDGDDEDMLNFKPATCLSVQALRSYKWGDDEEQDRLPLKKRRRLREGLSSTNKECAICLDEFSEGEKVVSMPCTHVFHDGCIIKWLKTSHLCSLCRFQMPT encoded by the exons ATGGTAGTAATAGCTGCTTCTATTTACCGTATCAAGCTAAGGGAAATAACCAATAATCTTGAAGTACAACAATGTTATAGTCATATCCCATATGACTCTTTCAACATAGTTGTGGGGATTCATTTCGTTTCATCTCTCAATAGGGGAACAATGTTAGGAAGTTTCAATGAGTCCGTCACATATTGTCGGGACACCATTTTGTCCAACAAAGATG TGGAAGTAATCATCAAGGTGCCGGTTGATAATGTTGATGATGAGGCTGATGATGATGAGGTTGATGAATCGAATGACGACGATGACGACGATGATGAGGTCGATGAACCGAATGACGACTACGATGATGATGGTGATGATGAGGACATGTTGAATTTCAAGCCTGCTACATGTTTGTCGGTTCAAGCTTTGAGAAGCTATAAATGGGGTGATGATGAAGAACAAGATCGTCTACCTTTGAAGAAGAGGAGGAGATTACGTGAGGGTTTGAGCTCAACGAACAAAGAATGTGCTATCTGTCTCGACGAGTTTTCGGAGGGTGAGAAGGTTGTCTCGATGCCATGCACACATGTGTTCCACGATGGTTGCATCATTAAGTGGTTGAAGACCAGTCACCTATGCTCGTTGTGCCGATTCCAGATGCCAACTTGA
- the LOC108453146 gene encoding two-component response regulator ORR4-like isoform X2 — MELMKSENIVQDRQPQPQEEEEIMQQEEEEEQRFHVLAVDDSVIDRKLLEKLLKASSYQVTCVESGEKALEYLGLLHHSSPASSSSQHHHQGHKVNLIMTDFSMPGTSGYDLLKRIKGSSWKDVPVVVMSSENVPSRISMCLEGGAEEFMLKPLQLSDLHKIQAHLLKSLPHS; from the exons ATGGAGTTGATGAAATCAGAGAATATCGTTCAAGACAGGCAACCTCAACctcaagaagaagaagaaatcatgcagcaagaggaagaagaagaacagCGGTTTCATGTATTGGCAGTTGATGACAGTGTGATTGACAGGAAATTATTGGAGAAGCTCCTCAAAGCTTCTTCATACCAAG TGACGTGTGTGGAGTCTGGGGAAAAAGCGTTGGAATATCTGGGTTTGCTTCATCACTCATCTCCTGCTTCTTCTTCTTCCCAACATCATCATCAG GGACATAAAGTCAACTTAATAATGACAGACTTTTCTATGCCAGGAACGAGCGGCTATGATTTACTCAAACGTATCAAG GGATCTTCTTGGAAAGACGTACCGGTGGTGGTGATGTCATCAGAGAATGTACCTTCAAGAATAAGCAT GTGCCTAGAAGGAGGAGCAGAAGAATTCATGTTAAAGCCTCTTCAATTATCAGACCTACACAAAATTCAAGCTCACCTTCTCAAATCCCTTCCTCACTCTTAG
- the LOC108453146 gene encoding two-component response regulator ORR4-like isoform X3, producing MELMKSENIVQDRQPQPQEEEEIMQQEEEEEQRFHVLAVDDSVIDRKLLEKLLKASSYQVTCVESGEKALEYLGLLHHSSPASSSSQHHHQERAAMIYSNVSRDLLGKTYRWW from the exons ATGGAGTTGATGAAATCAGAGAATATCGTTCAAGACAGGCAACCTCAACctcaagaagaagaagaaatcatgcagcaagaggaagaagaagaacagCGGTTTCATGTATTGGCAGTTGATGACAGTGTGATTGACAGGAAATTATTGGAGAAGCTCCTCAAAGCTTCTTCATACCAAG TGACGTGTGTGGAGTCTGGGGAAAAAGCGTTGGAATATCTGGGTTTGCTTCATCACTCATCTCCTGCTTCTTCTTCTTCCCAACATCATCATCAG GAACGAGCGGCTATGATTTACTCAAACGTATCAAG GGATCTTCTTGGAAAGACGTACCGGTGGTGGTGA
- the LOC108453146 gene encoding two-component response regulator ORR4-like isoform X1 — protein MELMKSENIVQDRQPQPQEEEEIMQQEEEEEQRFHVLAVDDSVIDRKLLEKLLKASSYQVTCVESGEKALEYLGLLHHSSPASSSSQHHHQETQGHKVNLIMTDFSMPGTSGYDLLKRIKGSSWKDVPVVVMSSENVPSRISMCLEGGAEEFMLKPLQLSDLHKIQAHLLKSLPHS, from the exons ATGGAGTTGATGAAATCAGAGAATATCGTTCAAGACAGGCAACCTCAACctcaagaagaagaagaaatcatgcagcaagaggaagaagaagaacagCGGTTTCATGTATTGGCAGTTGATGACAGTGTGATTGACAGGAAATTATTGGAGAAGCTCCTCAAAGCTTCTTCATACCAAG TGACGTGTGTGGAGTCTGGGGAAAAAGCGTTGGAATATCTGGGTTTGCTTCATCACTCATCTCCTGCTTCTTCTTCTTCCCAACATCATCATCAG GAAACACAGGGACATAAAGTCAACTTAATAATGACAGACTTTTCTATGCCAGGAACGAGCGGCTATGATTTACTCAAACGTATCAAG GGATCTTCTTGGAAAGACGTACCGGTGGTGGTGATGTCATCAGAGAATGTACCTTCAAGAATAAGCAT GTGCCTAGAAGGAGGAGCAGAAGAATTCATGTTAAAGCCTCTTCAATTATCAGACCTACACAAAATTCAAGCTCACCTTCTCAAATCCCTTCCTCACTCTTAG